A single genomic interval of Lysobacter avium harbors:
- a CDS encoding ferredoxin--NADP reductase gives MSSAFGTETVLDVRHWTDDYFSFTTTRDDGFRFENGQFVMIGLDVPQPDGSTKPLMRAYSIASANWEEQLEFFSIKVANGPLTSRLQHIQPGDAIRIGRKPTGTLLIHDLHPGRNLYLLGTGTGFAPWLSIIKDPEVYERFERIILTHGVRREADLAYRDYILKELPNHQFLGEEISAKLRYYPAVTREPFVFDGHDHRGRMTDLMASGQMMEHLGLEPLDPAHDRAMVCGSPQMLADFRTLLDGRGFTAAPRIGVPGDYVFERAFVEK, from the coding sequence ATGTCATCTGCCTTCGGCACCGAAACCGTGCTGGACGTCCGTCACTGGACGGACGACTACTTCAGCTTCACCACCACCCGCGACGACGGCTTCCGGTTCGAGAACGGGCAGTTCGTGATGATCGGCCTGGATGTGCCGCAGCCCGACGGCTCGACCAAGCCGCTGATGCGGGCGTATTCCATCGCCAGCGCGAACTGGGAGGAGCAGCTCGAGTTCTTCTCCATCAAGGTGGCCAACGGTCCACTGACGTCGCGCCTGCAGCACATCCAGCCCGGCGATGCGATCCGGATCGGGCGCAAACCCACCGGCACGCTGCTGATCCATGATCTGCATCCGGGCCGTAACCTCTACCTGCTGGGGACCGGCACGGGCTTCGCGCCCTGGCTGTCGATCATCAAGGATCCAGAAGTCTACGAACGTTTCGAGCGGATCATCCTGACCCACGGCGTGCGCCGCGAGGCCGACCTTGCGTACCGGGATTACATCCTCAAGGAACTGCCCAACCATCAGTTCCTGGGCGAGGAGATCAGCGCCAAGCTGCGCTACTACCCGGCCGTCACCCGCGAGCCGTTTGTTTTTGACGGCCACGATCACCGGGGCCGGATGACCGACCTGATGGCCAGCGGCCAGATGATGGAGCACCTGGGTCTTGAGCCGCTCGACCCCGCGCATGACCGCGCGATGGTCTGTGGCAGTCCGCAGATGCTTGCCGACTTCCGCACGCTCCTGGACGGTCGCGGGTTCACTGCCGCACCGCGGATCGGCGTGCCCGGCGACTATGTCTTCGAGCGCGCGTTCGTCGAGAAATAA
- a CDS encoding universal stress protein — MKILLAVDGSENSTRAANFVAKLARSLSTPAQIILLHADVPLLAGVKDALGTQGTLDYHADNSRYALKDARAVLTDAGLEFDARAVVEDADKAIVEIAANDAVDMVVMGSRGRTALRGFLLGSTATKVIAQAGVPVTVVR, encoded by the coding sequence ATGAAGATCCTTCTTGCCGTTGACGGCAGTGAAAACAGCACCCGTGCCGCAAACTTCGTCGCCAAGCTCGCCAGGAGCCTGTCCACGCCGGCACAGATCATCCTGCTGCACGCCGATGTGCCCTTGCTTGCGGGTGTGAAGGACGCACTGGGGACCCAGGGGACCCTTGACTACCACGCCGACAACAGCCGTTACGCACTCAAGGACGCCCGCGCGGTATTGACTGATGCGGGATTGGAATTCGATGCGCGTGCGGTGGTGGAGGATGCCGACAAGGCGATCGTTGAAATCGCCGCCAACGATGCCGTCGACATGGTGGTCATGGGATCGCGTGGACGCACCGCGTTGCGGGGGTTCCTGCTCGGTTCAACCGCGACCAAGGTGATTGCCCAGGCCGGCGTACCGGTAACCGTCGTCCGCTGA